The following are encoded in a window of Flavobacterium cupriresistens genomic DNA:
- a CDS encoding tetratricopeptide repeat-containing sensor histidine kinase, with the protein MDISTKGQSLLPLLFKIITVLLIILSLHSCKKENWINRKKEKTTTQIKKIIDTADVLLDLKKRDSAYYYFNKVLPLIDPKRNPEEFVYTLMCMAEIQHFKGNPIKSESYLTKTMPYLEKIKNRGYKWTVYTIMANNYHTSYDLKNALLHHQKALNYTSTTLQRNQTLHNIALVYCDQEKYIDAIEIYLPLLAKHTTDPENLNIDETNYAMVLNDLGHCYYKTHNPKALECFNESLKINQQIKNQEGIMFNHWFISLYYLKSNPKYASKHVKLAYDISCRHNYTTKRIQYLSALVKCSTGPEQKKYALAYIQLSDSIKEVRLRTKNQFSQIKYDSKLDKAENLQLKTQKAENKLQLEREKNRNIISYILILFILVILLFLSSYLILKGRREKNDAIYESEMRISAKLKSELSNNIYNLILFASTENLESEENKERLLNNLEVIYSRTRNISKENSSILTDENYTLILKEMISEFKTQDINIFSSGLDTIPWKQIDKNKKIILYRALQELFTNMKTHSKATLASITFKIKDKKIIVTYANNSVGTTKNNTALKNRLQNVESRIKTINGTLIFDTYSQSGFKLSFTFHL; encoded by the coding sequence ATGGATATTTCTACAAAAGGGCAATCGCTACTGCCTCTTCTATTTAAAATAATTACTGTACTATTGATTATCTTATCTCTGCATTCCTGTAAAAAAGAGAATTGGATCAATCGCAAAAAGGAAAAAACTACTACTCAGATCAAGAAAATTATTGATACTGCAGATGTTTTACTCGATCTTAAAAAAAGAGATAGTGCTTACTATTACTTTAATAAGGTGCTACCCTTAATTGACCCGAAAAGAAATCCTGAAGAATTTGTTTACACTTTGATGTGTATGGCAGAAATACAGCATTTTAAGGGCAACCCTATTAAAAGCGAGTCTTATCTGACCAAGACTATGCCTTATCTGGAAAAAATAAAAAATCGTGGGTACAAATGGACGGTTTACACGATTATGGCCAATAATTACCATACTTCGTACGATCTGAAAAATGCTCTTTTGCACCATCAAAAAGCATTAAACTATACATCCACTACCTTACAAAGAAATCAGACACTGCATAATATAGCACTAGTATATTGTGATCAGGAAAAATACATTGATGCAATAGAAATCTATTTACCGCTTCTCGCGAAACATACTACGGACCCCGAAAATTTAAATATCGACGAGACCAATTATGCCATGGTACTAAACGATCTGGGACATTGTTATTACAAAACGCACAATCCAAAAGCATTGGAATGTTTTAATGAGAGTTTGAAAATCAACCAACAAATTAAAAATCAGGAAGGAATCATGTTCAATCACTGGTTTATCTCTCTTTATTATTTAAAAAGCAATCCAAAATATGCATCGAAACATGTTAAATTGGCTTATGACATCTCTTGTCGCCATAATTACACAACCAAAAGAATCCAATATTTAAGTGCGCTTGTAAAATGCAGTACCGGGCCTGAACAAAAAAAATATGCGCTTGCTTATATACAGCTGTCTGATAGCATTAAAGAGGTGAGACTGCGAACGAAAAATCAATTTTCTCAAATTAAATACGATTCAAAACTAGATAAAGCCGAAAATTTACAACTCAAAACTCAAAAGGCAGAAAATAAATTACAACTCGAACGAGAGAAAAACCGGAACATCATTTCGTATATCCTAATCTTATTCATTCTGGTTATTTTACTATTTCTCTCCTCTTATTTAATATTAAAAGGAAGAAGAGAAAAAAACGACGCCATCTATGAGAGCGAAATGCGCATCTCTGCAAAACTAAAAAGTGAGCTTTCTAACAACATTTACAACCTGATTCTGTTTGCAAGCACCGAAAATCTGGAAAGTGAGGAAAACAAAGAGCGGTTACTAAATAATCTAGAGGTCATCTATTCCCGTACCCGAAATATCTCAAAGGAAAACAGCAGTATACTAACCGACGAAAATTACACTTTGATTTTAAAAGAAATGATTTCTGAATTTAAAACCCAGGACATCAATATTTTTTCAAGTGGTTTAGATACGATTCCGTGGAAACAAATCGATAAAAACAAAAAAATAATTCTCTACAGAGCACTTCAAGAGTTATTTACCAACATGAAAACACATAGTAAAGCAACTTTGGCAAGTATAACTTTTAAAATAAAAGACAAAAAAATAATCGTAACTTACGCAAATAACAGCGTTGGGACTACAAAAAACAACACTGCCTTAAAAAATAGACTACAAAATGTGGAAAGCCGTATAAAAACTATCAATGGAACTCTTATTTTTGACACCTACTCTCAAAGTGGGTTCAAATTAAGTTTTACTTTTCATTTATAA